From Mytilus edulis chromosome 9, xbMytEdul2.2, whole genome shotgun sequence, the proteins below share one genomic window:
- the LOC139489582 gene encoding UPF0561 protein C2orf68 homolog, whose product MANNKTKIDMGHGFMKSIIRNQVDRDNYDKEVRSKKQEKPKLNQRPKKPNIDVYVPPTRQKKDEKNELFQLEFEDKEGDILTFIVYQDDKPHFVARKVGNEKQLTQPFIEALEERIKQEMEKLKDEQT is encoded by the exons ATGGCaaacaataaaactaaaattGATATGGGTCATGGTTTCATGAAAAGTATAATACGAAATCAAGTGGACAG GGATAATTATGATAAAGAAGTAAGGTCAAAGAAACAAGAAAAACCAAAATTAAACCAAAGACCAAAGAAACCTAATATTGATGTGTATGTACCACCTACAAGACAAAAGAAAG ATGAAAAAAATGAGCTGTTCCAGTTAGAGTTTGAAGATAAAGAAGGAGATATATTGACTTTTATTGTTTACCAA gatGATAAGCCTCATTTTGTGGCTAGAAAAGTTGGGAATGAGAAGCAGCTGACACAACCATTTATTGAGGCTCTGGAGGAAAGAATAAAGCAAGAAATGGAAAAGCTTAAAGATGAACAGACCTGA
- the LOC139489556 gene encoding piwi-like protein 1, producing the protein MATGGFGRGGRGAALLQALKDGTRKPGDQDEKPVGVQQATQPPPIAMGRGDILRGLVAARSAPPPTPGGAPDQAPIGLARGRGLAAMQALLQGRGRSMPLPQQAQQLPVGQASPQQTQQSPGAQASPQKQHPPAGQQPSPPRAGPGSAGQPSPGQPSPGQSSTQQLEGRFARMATEDRRPTVSNVGKDGKAVALSGNYIRIKCANPGVYQYHVDYRPMVDSKNMRFKMLNEHRDVIGQVKAFDGSILYLPIRLPDQETVVISKRITDGVDITLTIRLTRVVPPESCLMVYNIIFRRIMYILQMVQVGRYFYNPKTPSAVPQHKLEVWPGYITSVCENEGGLMLLADASHRVLRTQTVLELMQQIVQRNSSGFQDECVKKLVGTVVLTRYNNKTYRIDDIIWDKSPAHSFPCKNTGESITFQEYYKKAYNKNIQDDQQPLLLHRQKKKRTPQGMEQQCENICLIPELCYMTGLTDELRSDFRVMKDIATHTRVSPAQRKLTMGKFVNSVNSSPEASQELANWGLSFDNDTIDIEGRQVQEEKIIFRDGHVMAGPQADWGRDATRKTVITAVDLKNWIVLYTKRDSAAVQEYISMMLKCCPQMGIQCNNPTRYELRDDRTETYIKSLRDNINPTVQMVVIIFPTSRDDRYSAVKKLCCVECPVPSQVIIAKTIKDQKKLRSVTQKVGLQINVKLGGELWALSIPMSNLMVVGIDVYHDATRGKRSIAGFVSSTNKECTRWYSRVCFQLPGQELIDGLKICMTSAIRKYHEVNHTFPEKVVVFRDGVGDGQLSIVGGHEVEQLKQCFRQFGDNYNPTMTVVVVQKRINARIFLKTNRDLENPPPGTVVDHTITRREWYDFYLVSQHVRQGTVSPTHYIVVHDSSNMRPDHLQRLSYKMTHLYYNWPGTVRVPAPCQYAHKLAYLVGQNIHKEPSTELSDRLFFL; encoded by the exons GGGAAGAGGACGTTCAATGCCATTACCTCAGCAAGCTCAGCAACTCCCAGTGGGACAGGCATCCCCTCAGCAGACTCAGCAAAGTCCAGGGGCACAAGCATCACCTCAGAAACAGCATCCTCCTGCAGGACAACAACCTTCACCTCCCAGAGCTGGTCCAGGATCAGCTGGTCAGCCATCCCCTGGTCAACCATCACCTGGTCAGTCATCCACTCAGCAGCTAGAAGGAAGGTTTGCAAGGATGGCTACAGAAGATAGAAGACCCACTGTTAGCAATGTTGGAAAAGATGGCAAAGC agttGCCCTATCAGGAAATTATATAAGAATTAAGTGTGCCAATCCTGGTGTATATCAATATCATGTAGATTACCGTCCAATGGTTGATTCAAAGAATATGAGATTTAAAATGCTCAATGAACACAGGGATGTGATAGGACAAGTGAAGGCCTTTGATGGTAGTATATTATATCTACCAATCCGGTTGCCAGATCAG gAAACTGTTGTAATTTCTAAAAGAATTACTGATGGGGTTGATATAACCCTTACCATCAGACTCACCCGTGTGGTTCCTCCAGAATCTTGTTTGATGGTGTACAATATCATTTTTAGAAG aattatgTATATATTGCAAATGGTTCAAGTTGGACGTTATTTTTACAACCCAAAGACACCATCAGCTGTTCCCCAACACAA ATTGGAGGTTTGGCCTGGGTACATAACTTCAGTTTGTGAAAATGAAGGTGGATTGATGTTGCTGGCTGATGCAAGCCACAGAGTTCTAAGAACTCAAACTGTACTTGAGTTAAT GCAGCAGATTGTACAGAGAAATTCAAGTGGCTTTCAAGATGAATGTGTAAAAAAACTTGTAGGGACTGTGGTACTAACAAGATATAACAACAAGACATACCGCATAGATGATATCATCTGGGATAAAAGTCCCGCTCATTCATTTCCCTGTAAAAATACAGGAGAGTCTATTACTTTCCAAGAGTATTACAA GAAAGCTTACAATAAGAATATTCAAGATGACCAACAGCCACTTCTCCTACACAGACAGAAAAAGAAGAGAACACCTCAG GGAATGGAACAACAATGTGAGAACATCTGTTTAATTCCAGAGTTATGTTACATGACTGGTTTAACAGATGAACTACGATCAGATTTCAGAGTGATGAAG gatATAGCAACACATACAAGAGTTTCTCCAGCGCAGAGAAAACTGACAATGGGAAAATTTGTAAATAGTGTTAACAGTAGTCCTGAAGCAAGTCAGGAACTAGCAAACTGGGGCCTTAGTTTTGACAATGATACAATAGAT ATTGAAGGCAGACAAGTGCAGGAAGAGAAGATTATATTCAGGGATGGTCATGTGATGGCAGGACCTCAGGCTGACTGGGGTAGGGATGCAACAAGAAAAACTGTAATCACAGCTGTTGATCTCAAAAACTGGATTGTGTTATACACCAAAAGAGATTCAGCTGCAGTACAAGAATACATCAGTATGATGTTAAAGTGCTGTCCTCAAATGGGAATACAGTGCAATAACCCAACAAGATATGAACTCAGGGATGACAGGACAGAAACGTATATCAAATCTTTACGAGATAATATAAATCCTACT GTTCAAATGGTTGTGATAATCTTCCCAACATCCAGAGATGATAGATATTCAGCAGTCAAGAAACTATGTTGTGTAGAATGTCCAGTACCTTCTCag GTGATCATAGCCAAGACAATCAAGGACCAAAAGAAGTTGAGAAGTGTTACACAGAAAGTTGGATTACAGATTAATGTCAAATTGGGTGGAGAGTTGTGGGCTTTAAGTATACCAATG AGTAACTTGATGGTGGTAGGAATAGATGTATATCATGATGCTACAAGAGGTAAAAGATCTATTGCTGGATTTGTGTCGAGTACAAACAAAGAATGTACAAGGTGGTACAGCAGAGTTTGTTTCCAGCTACCAGGACAAGAACTTATTGACGGGTTGAAGATATGTATGACATCAGCAATAAGAAAGTACCATGAG gtTAACCACACATTCCCAGAGAAGGTTGTTGTATTCAGAGATGGTGTCGGTGATGGACAGCTGAGTATTGTGGGAGGTCATGAAGTAGAACAACTGAAACAATGCTTTAGACAGTTTGGAGATAATTATAATCCAACAATGACTGTAGTAGTAGTACAGAAAAGAATAAATGCTAGAATCTTTCTCAag acaAATAGGGATCTGGAAAACCCTCCTCCTGGAACTGTTGTTGATCATACCATTACAAGGAGAGAATG GTATGACTTCTACCTTGTTTCTCAGCATGTAAGACAAGGAACAGTATCACCAACACATTATATTGTGGTACATGACAGTTCTAACATGAGACCAGATCATCTTCAGCGTCTATCATACAAAATGACTCATTTGTATTATAACTGGCCAGGAACTGTAAGGGTCCCTGCACCTTGTCAG tatgccCATAAGTTGGCTTACTTGGTTGGCCAGAACATCCACAAAGAACCAAGTACAGAGCTGTCTGACAGATTGTTCTTCTTATAG